The sequence GGTATATGACAGGTTTTCAATAAATTACAATAGCCTAAACTAACGCTGAACCTGTCATATGAAAAAGAGTATGTCGTACAAGTCTTACTTGTTTGCACTCATTACTGCTATTGTACCTGCTCTTGCCTTAATTACTATCCCTTTATATGGTCCTGCTTCGCTCTCCGCTTATTTTTTCCTGCAAATAGCCATTGCCCTGTTACTGTTAGGATGGGGCCTGCTGGCCTTACCAAACAATATAACTCCGGCAGTGAACCGCCTTCCACTCCCGGTGTTGTTTTTCGCTGGCTGGTTGTTAGTGCTGCTGTTGCAGGGATTACTGACCAGGCAGGCAGTTCCCCTGCGCGTGGAGTTGTGCGTGGGCCTGGGCCTGTTTTTATTGGTTACCTGGCTGCTTGTTGAAAACAAGGGCCTGGCTGTACGGCCATTGATTGTATTCATAGCGGCCACAGCCGGCCTGCAATCACTGACCTGCCTGCTGCAAGGCGCCCGTGTTCTCCCCTCCTTACATCCTTTTTTCCCGGTAACCGGTACCTGGGTAAATCCGAATGTTACCGCTATGTACCTGGCGATATGTGTACCCCTGTTATTGTATATGATATGGACTATGCCGGGAAAAGGATACAAACTATTCGGATGGGCCACTTTATTGTGTATAACCGCAGCGCTTATACTGCTGCAATGCCGTACCGCCTTTATTGGCGCCGTCCTTGCTGCCGGTTATTTTTTCTGGCACCGCAAGCCGGCAGCACGTTATGCCTATATACCAGTGCTTAAAAAATTGCCCAGGTGGAGCCTGGCAGTAGTCATCATCTTACTATGCGGCGGGCTACTGGCAGCACTGGTAGCTACTAAGTCGAGGTCGTCTTACAGCAGGCTGCTGATCTGGAAACTATCGGGTTCGATGGTAGCCGAAAGACCGTTTGCCGGTTATGGCACCGGGCTGTTTGAAAAAGAATATAATTCCCGGCAGGCAGCCTATTTTTCCCGTAACCAGGGTACAGCCATTGAAAAGGAGGTGGCCGGCTTTGTGAACATGCCTTATAATGAATACCTGGAACAGCTTATAGAAGGCGGCCTGCCGAAGTTACTGTTATGGATAGCCTTCCTGGTATCGCTGTTTCTTATTAACAAATCAGGTGTTCCGGAAGCACCGCGCGGTGATGCCTCCCGGGCCAGGCCGCCCGATAATGAATTGCTGCTGCCGGCAAAGGCAGGCGTCCTTTGTTTTGCCGTGATGGGCCTGTTCAATTTTACCCTGATGGCGTTGCCTGCCGCCTGTATGCTTATGATTTATGCCGGCATTATAGCGGCACAGCCCACTACCCTTTCGGTACCGCTGCGCGGCATCGCCAAACTGCACCGGTACCGGCCAGCGGCCTTATTGATAGGGATAGCCGGCGGCTGTATGCTGTATTATACCCGTGCTGAAATGACCGACTATAGCGCTAACCGGAAAGCCACCAGCCTTATCAAAAAGAAGCAATACGCCCAGGCCCTTTCGCTGCTGCAGGCGAAACAGGTGGAATTACCTCAGTCGGCCGCTTATGCCCTGAATAAGGCTACTGCCTGGCAGGCACTGGGCCATACAGATAGTGCGATCGGGGTGCTGCAAAACGCCCTTCACTATTCATCCGATCCGGCTTTACTGACCCAATTGGGACGGGCCTATAAAGACAGGCAGCGATTTACAGAAGCAGAAGCCGTATTTAAGCAATTGCATTATATGGAACCTGCCCGGCTGACGCCTTTGTATGAGCTGATGCTTTTGTACCAGTTGTGCGGCCGCCCGAAAGAGAGCGCCGCAACAGCGGCTATTATCCTGCAACAGCCGGCAAGGATAGAGAACAGCAGCAGCAAGGCCATTAAAAAAGAGGCAGCGTTATTGTTAACCCATCTAAACCATCCCTAAAGCGCATCATGTTGAAAAGATTGTGTTATTACCTGATCCTGTTGTTCCCCGTGGCTTCCCTGTGCCAGCAACGCTATCCCGACAGCGTAGAAGCCGTATTGCGGCAATCGAACGGGCACAGGGCCGAACTGGAAAAGGCGATTGATCATTTCAAACGTTCAGGCGATTCCCTGCAATTGAAAGCTATTTATTTCCTGGTGAGCAATATGGATGCCCATTATTCGGCCAGTTACTATTGGGTAGACAGCCTGGGCCGTAAGGTGGCCTACAATGAGCTGGACTACCCGGATTTTGCGGCTTCCATACAGGCATTCGAAGCGCTTAAGCGGCAACATAAAAAGTTATCTCCCCGGCCTGTGGTATACCGGGATATTGATACGATACAAGCTGCTTTTTTAATTGACAATGTGGAGCGGGCTTTTGCAAGCTGGCGCGCCAACAGCATAGGCCATATTTCCTTCACCGATTTCTGCGAGTATGTATTACCCTACCGCATGAGCTTTGAACCCCTGCAAAACTGGCGCGGTCTTTATAGCAGCCGGTTCAAAAACCTGTACCCTGCGCAGCCCAACGGCATTACCGACACACTTTGCCTGGATATTGGTAACGATATTAAAAAATGGTTCACGAATGTATATGGCATTGAACAAAAGAAAGAGCCTTTGCCAAGATTAGGGGCCATGCAGTTACTGCACCGGAAGAAAGGAGCCTGCGAAGATATTGCAGACCTGACAGGCCTGATATTAAGGGCCAATGGTTATGCGGCCAGCATAGATTATATACCGGCCTGGTCAACCGCCAGCGGGTTGCATTTTCTGAATTATACGTATCCTACGATTGCTGTAAAGAACCATTTTGATGCTGCCGAAGCAAGTTTTGTAGACACCTTAAGCAGGGAGCCCGCCAAGGTGATCCGCACCACTTATTCCCGCCAAAAAAATGTGGCCGCCAGCTTTGCCGATACTTCCCAGATACCGGAAGGTTTTATGCGGCTAAAGAATTATAAGGACGTAACACCCGAATACTGGGTTACGCAGGATATAGCCGCCAGGCTGTTTGCCCTGAAGGGTATGCGGACATCACTGGCCTTTGCAGCGGTATGGAATTATTTCCAATGGCGGCCGGTATGGTGGGGCCGGATCAATAATAACAGTACGGTATTCAGCAATATGTCGCGCGGGGCCATTTACCTGCCGATGTATTATGTGAAAGGTCAACTGGTGCCGGCCGGCTGGCCTATTGCTGCCGGTTATGATAATACCCTGGTGCTGCAGCCCGACACCCTGCATACCCGTACCATCCGTATTAAGGAGCAAAACCCCTATTTGTTGTTCCGTACCGGTAAAAAGTATACGCTGTACTGGTGGGGAGGCAAATGGAGAAAGGCAGGCACGCGGGTAGCCAGCGCCGATACAAAGGAGTTTGAGTTTCCGGCTATCCCCATGAATGCACTGTTGTTGCTGGTACCGGAGTATTCACAAAAGAAAGAACGTCCGTTCATTGTTACTGCCACCGGCGAAAGACGATGGTTTTAATTAAAATAACTATAACATGAAAGCCTTATTCCGAACTGTATTAATCGTATGCACCCTGCCTGCCACTGTAGCGCATGCCCAGTCTATTGCACCTGAACTCATCAGTGGTTATAATCCATCTATCGTAAGCAAGGTATATGAGATCAATAAACAAACACCTTTAAGCAACCAGCAACAGGCAGCGCTGGCGAGGTTGTTACAGGAAAGGGACAGCACCGTTACTCAAATGATACTCCAGCAGCAACCAGATTCGGTCATACTCGCCCGCAAAAACGGGTTTGAGCAAAAGATCTACGCGCTGGCCGAAGTAAAACAATACAATGATACGCTTATTGCCCGAAAGGCCCGGGCACTGGCATCAGCAGATCTGGCCTCTCTTTCCCAATACCACCGGACCGGCCCTTTAACGGCCACCGGGCTGGGCGATCTTCTTTTTGCCAGGTACCAGCTTATTATTGCCGATATGATACAGCGGCCCATAACTGCGCAAGCTACCCTGCAAGCCGTTAGCCAGCTCAATGCGGTGATCCACAACAAAACAGACAGTGTTATTAGCGCCGCCTATGCGTACAATTACCTGCGGCAACTGGATGCTATTAAGAAGTTGCCGGATACGGTAAAAGGAAAGATCGCTGAACGCTTTGCCAGGCTGGGCCGGGGAAGAGAACTGACAAGGGCGGAACGCATGGAGGCCGCTTTGCGCAGTTTTGTAGCCGACACAGCTATCTATGCACGGCTGTATAAAAATGAGATACAAAGACAGGCCCGCCTGCTGACACAGGCTGAAGTAAGGCAGTATGCAAAGTACAAACCATCCAAAGAATGCCACGATGAACTGATCAGGTTAGCCGATCAGAAGAATTATGAACTGGCGCTGACCAGCGAAACGTATAGCCAGTGGCCCGCTAAAAGAGATAGTATTTTTTACCAGACCTGCCACTTGTATGATTCCCTGATTGAACGTTCGTTGTATAAAGACGGGGCCCTGATCAATGCCAGCTATTTCTCTGCGGCAGTCAGGATGCGCAAGCTGTTGAAGCTGACGAATACACAGGTAGACAGCCTGCTGGATAAAGGGCTCACTTTAAACCGGCTGCGGGATTCAGTATGGCGCATCAGCCCGCTGGCGCCTTTTGACAGCAAGGATTACGAGAACCAGCATATCAGCCGCATCCTGACAGAAGACCAACTTGCCCTGTTGCTCACCTTCAAATACCAGCATGATGCGGAGACCAATGCACTTAATGACTGGAAGGACCTTGAAAAGAGAGGGCTTACCAGGGATATGAACAAGGAGGTAGTGGTGCGGCAGCTTACCAGTTAT is a genomic window of Paraflavitalea devenefica containing:
- a CDS encoding transglutaminase domain-containing protein codes for the protein MLKRLCYYLILLFPVASLCQQRYPDSVEAVLRQSNGHRAELEKAIDHFKRSGDSLQLKAIYFLVSNMDAHYSASYYWVDSLGRKVAYNELDYPDFAASIQAFEALKRQHKKLSPRPVVYRDIDTIQAAFLIDNVERAFASWRANSIGHISFTDFCEYVLPYRMSFEPLQNWRGLYSSRFKNLYPAQPNGITDTLCLDIGNDIKKWFTNVYGIEQKKEPLPRLGAMQLLHRKKGACEDIADLTGLILRANGYAASIDYIPAWSTASGLHFLNYTYPTIAVKNHFDAAEASFVDTLSREPAKVIRTTYSRQKNVAASFADTSQIPEGFMRLKNYKDVTPEYWVTQDIAARLFALKGMRTSLAFAAVWNYFQWRPVWWGRINNNSTVFSNMSRGAIYLPMYYVKGQLVPAGWPIAAGYDNTLVLQPDTLHTRTIRIKEQNPYLLFRTGKKYTLYWWGGKWRKAGTRVASADTKEFEFPAIPMNALLLLVPEYSQKKERPFIVTATGERRWF
- a CDS encoding O-antigen ligase family protein, producing MKKSMSYKSYLFALITAIVPALALITIPLYGPASLSAYFFLQIAIALLLLGWGLLALPNNITPAVNRLPLPVLFFAGWLLVLLLQGLLTRQAVPLRVELCVGLGLFLLVTWLLVENKGLAVRPLIVFIAATAGLQSLTCLLQGARVLPSLHPFFPVTGTWVNPNVTAMYLAICVPLLLYMIWTMPGKGYKLFGWATLLCITAALILLQCRTAFIGAVLAAGYFFWHRKPAARYAYIPVLKKLPRWSLAVVIILLCGGLLAALVATKSRSSYSRLLIWKLSGSMVAERPFAGYGTGLFEKEYNSRQAAYFSRNQGTAIEKEVAGFVNMPYNEYLEQLIEGGLPKLLLWIAFLVSLFLINKSGVPEAPRGDASRARPPDNELLLPAKAGVLCFAVMGLFNFTLMALPAACMLMIYAGIIAAQPTTLSVPLRGIAKLHRYRPAALLIGIAGGCMLYYTRAEMTDYSANRKATSLIKKKQYAQALSLLQAKQVELPQSAAYALNKATAWQALGHTDSAIGVLQNALHYSSDPALLTQLGRAYKDRQRFTEAEAVFKQLHYMEPARLTPLYELMLLYQLCGRPKESAATAAIILQQPARIENSSSKAIKKEAALLLTHLNHP